Genomic window (Mesorhizobium sp. M4B.F.Ca.ET.058.02.1.1):
GACGAGGCGCCGCAATTCTCTCTCGTACGGCCCTGTACCGACGATGTGCAGCCGTACGTCCGGTACCCGGCGGATCAGGTCGGGCAAGGCCGCGATCGCCCGGTGATGGCCCTTGTAGCGCTCCAGCCTGCCGCCCGAGACGATCAGGTGCGGATCGACCTTTACGCCGGGGTTCGGAGCCGGCATCGCGGCGCCGTTGGGGATGACGACAAACCGCTCCCGCGGCACGCCCATCCTCGCGCTGAAGAAATCGGCTTCGAATTCGGAGACGCCGATCAGCCGCGCTGCCCGGGCTACCAGCGGCCGGAGCAGCGCATGCTGGGTGCGGCGTACTGCATTGCGCAGCCGGGAGGAATGCCCGCCGCTGTGGAAGGTCAGGACGAACGGCATACGGGTGCGGATGACTGCAAGCAGTCCGATCGGCACCACGAAACTGCTGTAACCCTGGAAGTGGACCAAATCCCAAGCCCCGCGCCGGATCGCGGTATAGATGCCGGGCGCCACATAGAGGTCCAGTTCCCTTGGCCAGGCCGGCACGCGCCGCACACGCATGCCGCGCACCTCCTCCTCAACCGGCAATTCGCCCGAGGGATCGGTGGTGAGCACGTCGACTGTGTGGCCACGCGCGACCAAGCGGGGACCGACCTCCTGGATGTGAGTTTCAGTGCCGCCCATGAAGGGATAGCAGCGAGCGGCAACCATCAGGATTCGCATCAGGCCTACCCGCCGTCATCACAGGCTGTCACGCCTCGCCTGTGCTGTTGGTGAACCCTCTCACGCAGGATGGTCTTGAGGACGCGCCAGCCGTCCGGGATTGCGCGCAAATGGCTCTCGCCGCTGATGCGGGGAGCCTCGAAACTCGCCACCTCGACGATATTGAGGTGGTTCTTCAATGCCCGTACGTTGATCAGGGTCTCTATCTCGAAGCCATCGCAGTCGCAATTCAGCGTGCCGACGTGCTTGGTCCAGAAGGCTATGTATCCGTAGCATAGGTCGGAGAACCAACCGCCATAGAGCAGTCGCACGAACAGGGTCAGCCCCCTGTTGCCAAACATCCGGAACAGCGACATGTCATCGGTACCGGCGCCCTGGATAAAGCGTGAACCCTTGACGAGATCCGCGCCGGCCATTAGCGCACTGACAAAGACGATCGCCTGCTCCGGCACCATGGAGCCATCAGCGTCCAGCATGACGATGATGTCGCCTGTGGCGGCCCGGAATCCCGCTTGCAGTGCAGCGCCCTTGCCCCGGCGGGGCTCCATCACAACCTTCACGTCCGCGCGCAGGCCGCGCGCGACCGCGACAGTGTCGTCTGTCGATCGACCATCCACGATAATGATCTCATGCGCCCAGCTGGGGATGCGCGGCAGAAGCCAGGGGAGGTTCTCGGCTTCATTGAGCGTCGGGACGATGAAGCTCACTCGGGGCAGCGTCAGTGCTCGCTGCAGGGCAAATTCAATCGGGTCGGGCGGCGATACGGCACCGACGTGGGCGAGTTTGCTGGAGAGGCGCTCATTCATGGCAGCGCGCGGCCAACGACAAGCCGCAGGGGCCAGCTCCAATGACCGCCACATCCGCAGATGCTTGATCCAACCATATGAGGGCTCCCGGCCATAGAGAAATGAAGATGAGATGAAAGAAGATCGGTGCGCTTACGGCCCCCTTAGAGCTTTGGCTATTATACGAGCATTACCGGTGAAGATCTGAAATGGAAGGACAATGGATGATTAGCGAAGGGACAATAGATGATTAGCTCTTTTGGGGTATCCCTTAAGGTTGTTTTCAGCTCATACCACCAGCACGGATAGTACGGCGGCGGCGGCGATCACCTTCACGGCTGTGTTGGCAGGCTCGAGCGCGCCCGATTCTTTACAGGCTGCGCTCGAGCCGCCTTGGCTGCGGCCAGCTAACCCGGTGAGACCGGCCAGGAGACGGGCTGCCCGCACGGTTCCGAGACCCCGCTCGGTCCCGAGACCGGCGCGTCGGGCACCAGCAA
Coding sequences:
- a CDS encoding glycosyltransferase family 4 protein, with product MRILMVAARCYPFMGGTETHIQEVGPRLVARGHTVDVLTTDPSGELPVEEEVRGMRVRRVPAWPRELDLYVAPGIYTAIRRGAWDLVHFQGYSSFVVPIGLLAVIRTRMPFVLTFHSGGHSSRLRNAVRRTQHALLRPLVARAARLIGVSEFEADFFSARMGVPRERFVVIPNGAAMPAPNPGVKVDPHLIVSGGRLERYKGHHRAIAALPDLIRRVPDVRLHIVGTGPYERELRRLVAALGLEKRVTIAGIPGSERQKMADLLASAALFVLFSEYEAHPVAVMEALSLRRPVLVSDTSGLRELAANGLCRAISCNAGPGELAAAMAEELEAHREVPDLALPDWDACAQKLGDVYCDVLSSRSAARLTPGGVMSWPPATGASG
- a CDS encoding glycosyltransferase family 2 protein encodes the protein MNERLSSKLAHVGAVSPPDPIEFALQRALTLPRVSFIVPTLNEAENLPWLLPRIPSWAHEIIIVDGRSTDDTVAVARGLRADVKVVMEPRRGKGAALQAGFRAATGDIIVMLDADGSMVPEQAIVFVSALMAGADLVKGSRFIQGAGTDDMSLFRMFGNRGLTLFVRLLYGGWFSDLCYGYIAFWTKHVGTLNCDCDGFEIETLINVRALKNHLNIVEVASFEAPRISGESHLRAIPDGWRVLKTILRERVHQQHRRGVTACDDGG